The genome window AAGCCGAGGATTGCGGACGGTCGAGCCACGTGAAATCATTTCCGCCGAAACGTGTGCCGGCACGTATGTGACTGCAAGCCCGAACGCGGGAATCTGCCACATGCATGCACGAACGTATCGGGCCGATATCGACGGGCTGCGCGGGCTGGCCGTCCTGTTCGTGCTCTTCTTTCATGCCGGTCTCGGCTGCTCCGGGGGCTATGTCGGCGTCGACGTCTTCTTCGTCCTTTCGGGCTACCTGATCACTCCGCTCATCCTCGAAGAGATCGAAGCGGGGACGTTCCGCCTCGCCTCCTTCTGGGAACGACGCATCCGCCGGATCCTTCCGGCGCTGTCCCTCGTGATGCTCGGCACGCTGGGCCTGGGATGGTTCCTGCTGCTTCCGACGGAGTTCCGGGACCTCGGCCGATCCCTCGTTGCGCAGGCCGGCATGGCCTCCAACGTCTACTTCTGGCTCACCTCGGGATACTTCGACGCCGCCGCGGACTCACGGCCCCTTCTGCACCTGTGGTCCCTGGCTGTGGAGGAACAGTTCTACGTCCTGCTGCCGCTGGCGCTGCTCGTCCTCAGCCGGTTCGGCCGGATCGGGACGGCGGCCGGCCTCGTCGCGATGCTGGGGGTCTCGTTCGCGCTCAACCTCATGGGCATCGGCCGGTATCCCTCGGCGACCTACTTCCTCCTCCCCACGCGAGCGTGGGAACTGCTCGTCGGCTCGCTCGTCTGCCTGCTTCCCGCTCCGAAGGCGAAGTGGAGAGGTTTCGCCGAAGGGACCGCGGCGATCGGACTCGGCGGCATCATCGCCGCGGCGTTCCTGTTCGACAGGACGACGGCGTTCCCCGGCGCGGCGGCGCTGCTGCCGTGCCTGGGAACCGCGGCGGTGCTCTGGGCGGGATCGCGCCGCGGTCCCGAAGGGAGCGAACGGGGCGCGGGAGAGATCGGGGACATCGGGGACGGACGAGCAACCTGGATCGGCCGGGCGCTGGCCGGGCCGTGGCTGCGGCTCGTGGGGCTGATTTCCTATTCGCTGTATCTATGGCACTGGCCTCTGCTGGTGCTGGCCCGGCAATGGGGCTTTCGCGAACTCACCGTGGCCGAGCGGGTCGCGTGCCTGATGGCCAGCGTGGTTCTCGCCTGGGGGTCGTGGATCCTGGTCGAACGCCCGCTTCGATCCCGTCGGCTGATGCCGGATCGCCGGATGGTGCTCACGGCCGGAGGAGCCTGCATGGCGATGTTCCTGCTGGCCGGCGGACTGCTGGCGATCTCGGACGGACTCCTCTGGCGGTTCCCCGACAGGACGCAGCGCTACCTGGAAGTGACACGGAACCGGATGCGGTACTTCCAGGTGACGCCGGAGGATGTGCTGAACGAGCGGCTCGTCGAAGTCGGCGGCAATCCCAACGGGCCGGTCCACTGCCTGGTCTGGGGAGACAGCCACGCCGCGGCCCTCTTTCCGGCCCTGAAGGACCGCGCGGACCGGACCGGGATGCGGTGCGTCTCCGCGACCTACCCGTCGACGACCCCGCTCCTGGGGTTCACGAGTCTGGGGCCGGCGTCGCTGAAGGATCGTTCGGTCCCGTTCAACGACGCTGTCGTCGCCTATGCCGGGCAGCGCCACGTGCCGCATGTGCTGATCGTGGCCTACTGGGGAAAGACGTCCTTCGAGGAGGGTCCGGTCGGCGGACTTTCGCGGATGCAGGACTGCTTTGCCGAGACGGTGGCCCGGCTGCGGCGCGGGGGGGCGCGGGTCTGGATCATGAAGCAGGTCCCCGCCTATCCGATCGAGATTCCGCAGGCGCTCGCCCGGCTCTCGGTCCTGGGCCGGGATCCCGACGCGTTGCGGATGCCGCTTCAGCATCACCGGGAGCAGCAGGCTCCTTATGATCGGATCATCGACGCCATGACGGCGCACGGCGCGACGGTGCTCGATCCGG of Planctomyces sp. SH-PL14 contains these proteins:
- a CDS encoding acyltransferase family protein, with translation MHARTYRADIDGLRGLAVLFVLFFHAGLGCSGGYVGVDVFFVLSGYLITPLILEEIEAGTFRLASFWERRIRRILPALSLVMLGTLGLGWFLLLPTEFRDLGRSLVAQAGMASNVYFWLTSGYFDAAADSRPLLHLWSLAVEEQFYVLLPLALLVLSRFGRIGTAAGLVAMLGVSFALNLMGIGRYPSATYFLLPTRAWELLVGSLVCLLPAPKAKWRGFAEGTAAIGLGGIIAAAFLFDRTTAFPGAAALLPCLGTAAVLWAGSRRGPEGSERGAGEIGDIGDGRATWIGRALAGPWLRLVGLISYSLYLWHWPLLVLARQWGFRELTVAERVACLMASVVLAWGSWILVERPLRSRRLMPDRRMVLTAGGACMAMFLLAGGLLAISDGLLWRFPDRTQRYLEVTRNRMRYFQVTPEDVLNERLVEVGGNPNGPVHCLVWGDSHAAALFPALKDRADRTGMRCVSATYPSTTPLLGFTSLGPASLKDRSVPFNDAVVAYAGQRHVPHVLIVAYWGKTSFEEGPVGGLSRMQDCFAETVARLRRGGARVWIMKQVPAYPIEIPQALARLSVLGRDPDALRMPLQHHREQQAPYDRIIDAMTAHGATVLDPATWLSDETQRTVVEAEGRVLYRDAHHLTPEGAMQLSPLFETIFPTRAAEESTSSTTLRR